The genomic DNA TTCTAGTCCTAATAATTCAAATTAATGTTTTTTTCTTATCTTTATAGGAGCAATTTGTTCTAATATTTCAATAAAAATGATGTTAAAGAAACGTTAAAGTAAGAAATATTGATTATTTTTGCTAAGGATAGTATAGGGAAGTTTAAATTAATCAATTATTTAGTAAGAGTACTTTAAATACAGTACTCAATATTTATTTTAGTTCAATAGATTAGAATTTGATGTTTTTCAGTCTTCTGAATATTGAAAAAAATATATATTCTATTTATTTGTGACTTCCTAATAAAAAAGTGTCACAAAGATTATAAATATTGCACATTATGATAAAAAAATACTCTTTACTATTTTTCGGTCTTGTAAGGCATTTTAAGTTCTTTTTCAAAGAACTTAAAATAGTATTATACATCTGTTTAACTTTTTTATGTTTTTTCTCGGGTATTCAATCTACGCTAGCCCAAGCTACTTTTACTGGTAATGCTACTGCTGCAGACTTGGTCGGTGCGCTTCAGTCAGAAGGGGTAACAATTACAAATGCTGTTATTACGGTAGGTGGTTTAGGGCAGAGAGGTGTGTTTTCTAATGGTAAAGTGGGTGCTGGGCTTCAGGTAGATGACGGTATTGCTTTAACTACTTCTTCAATTACAAATGCTTTTTCTACTAATAGTGAACCTCGTAACTCAGATTTTTTTTCAGGTAGTTATGTTGACAAGGATTTAAGGCAATTAAGTACTATATCAACAAATGACGTTGTTGTTTTTGAATTTGATTTTGTTGCAAAGCCAAATTTTAAAGGAGTTTTGTTAGAATATCAATTTGCATCAGAAGAATATCCAGATTATGTTGGAAGTACCTTTAATGATTTATTTGGTTTTTTTGTGTCAGATCCTAATATGTTAGATCCTAACGTGCCCGATGGAGATTTAAATAACAATGGTACCTATGATTTGGGTGAAGAGCCAGCGCTAAATTTAGCAGTTGTACCAGGTACAACAAATTTTGTTTCAATAAATAATATTAATGTTGGTTCACCTGGCTCATCTGGTAACACTTCTTTAGGTGATTATACAAAAGGTAATTTTTATATTAATAATGGGCATGCTGCGGATGATGGTGATTCAGCAACACAAATTCCAGTAAATCAAAATACTGGTCCAAAACCACTACATATAGAGTTTAATGGAGCGACAACAAAATTAGCGACACAATTAGATTTAATTATTGGCATAACCTATCATATGAAAATAGTAATAGCAGATTTGGGAGACAGTGGTTATGATTCGGGTGTTTTTATTTCGGGTATAGCAGGTCTCCCAGAGATAGAAACTAGAGATGATCAAGGGTCTGTTACGGAAAATGTAGGGGGTGTTGCTGTGCAAAATGTTTTAATTAATGATGATTATGCAGGTACCGCTAATCCACCAATAGCAAACGTAGCATTATTTCAAATTAGTACAACAAACTCAGGTGTAACTTTAGATGTGAATACAGGAGCTGTAAATGTAGCGCCAGGAACACCTGTTGGAAACTATCAAATAGAATACCGTGTTTGTAAGCCTGCGCCAGATAACTGTAGTAACTCTTTTGTTTATGTTGCAGTTTTGTCTGATAATGATAATGATGGCGTGCCAGATGTTACCGATGTAGACGATGACAATGATGGTGTCTTAGATACAGATGAATGTCCTGCTCCGGTGGTTTATAACGATTCCTTTGAGGTGCCGGATTTAGATGCGTTGGGCCCTAGTGGTTTAGGAGATGTAAGCAGACCTGATAGTGATGCAGACGGAGAAGCAGACATATTTTTGTCTCAAACGAGTATTGAAGGATGGAATCGAACAGATAATATAAATTCTTTTGATATTGCTTATGATGTATATAACTCTTCTAAAGGGTTGCAGAGTATCGATTTATATGGTACGCCTGGTGCAACAGGTATTCAAAAAACATTTTCAGGTTTTAAAGAAGGTGTTGCAGTAGATTTTTCTGTAGACTATAGTTCTGTAGCAGAATTGTTTGAAGCTACTGTTTCTGTAGATTATGGTGATGGTCCGGTTTTACTTACAACATTAAAACCAAGTACTACGGTAACTGCAGCCAGCCCTGGTGTAGTTGGTGCAAGAATATCAACTGTAGTATGGGCTAGTTACACAGCAAGTTTATTACCTACAGCAAGTGGTACCATAAAAATTATTATTCAATCTTCTAGTTTCGGTTCAGGACAGACAGGTGTTTTAATTGATAATGTTGTTTTATCTCAAACGACTTGTACAGATAAAGATGGAGATCTTATACCAGATAGTTTCGATACAGATTCAGATAATGATGGTTGCCCAGATGCAATTGAAGGGGCAGGAAGTTTGGCGTTAGATAAATTAACAACGCTTGCTGGTGGTAGCACTGGTGGTAGTTCTAAGAATTTAGGAGTCAACTCAGATGCAAACGGTAGCCCAATAGTAGATGGTCAAGGTGCATCTGGTTATACGCAGAACCAAACAACAGCAGTTATAGATGCAAGTATAAATACAGGCTGTACTACAGATTTAACAATTACAAAAACAGTGAGTAAGCCTGTTTTGAAAATAGGGCAAACAGTTGTGTTTACTTTGACCTTAAAAAATGAAGGTTTACAAGCAGCAACAAATGTTAAGGTAAGAGATTTGCTTCCAGTAGGTTTAACTTATGACTTAGGGGGTACAGTAGTGCCTGCAAATACAACGTATACACCGGGAACAGGTATTTGGGATTTAAGTGCTTTAACAATTGCTAAAAACCAAACAATAGAATTAAAAATTGGAGCCACAGTAAATACTGTTGGTGAAATTATTACAAATAGTACAGAAATATTTACTGTAACAGAAACAGATATAGACTCTAATCCTGATAATTCAAACTAATTGTTTTTTTTAACAAAAAAATAACAAATAATATTTATTTTTGCTATCTTTAAGGTACCAATAACTCTCAATAGAATGTTTTTATCTATATAATTCAGCGTTTTAACGAAATTAATATTAAAATTTAAAAGATATATTACCTTTGTAAATAGTATTATAGAATCTTTTTATTAAATAGATGAATGTTTGTCTGATTTAAAATCATTTAAAAAAAAGTAACAACAGATGTTGTTGATAGAAAACAAAATTATTTTATTGTGACTTTTTTGATAAAAAGTGTCAAAAATATTATATCAGTTCCAAATTATTATATATTATGATGAAAAAATACTTATTGTTAACTCTTGATATTGTTACGTGGTGTTCTTTACTTGTTAAAGAATCTAAGATGGTATTATACATTTGTTTAGCCTTTTTGTGTTTTTTCTCTGGTATTGAGTCTACACAAGCTCAAGCTACCTTTACTGCTAATGCTACTGCGTTAAATCTAAAAAATGCACTTCAGGCTGATGGGGTAACAATAACAAACCCTATTATAACTAAAGGAGAACCAGGTCAGCTAGGTGTTTTTTCTAATGGTAAATTAGGGGCTTCTCTTGAGGTTGAAAATGGTGTTGCTTTTACTACTTCTTCAATTACAAACGCTTTTTCAACGAATGACAGATCTCCAAACTCAGATTCTTTTTCAGTTAATTATTTTGACATGGATTTAAATCGATTGAATACAGATCAAACGCTTGATGTTGTTGTTTTTGAATTCGATTTTGTAGCAGAGCCAAATTACACAGGAGTTTTATTAGAATATCAATTTGCTTCAGATGAGTATCCAGATTTTGTGGGTAGTATTTATAATGATTTATTTGGTTTTTTTGTGTCAGATCCTAATAGTTTAGACCCTAATGTGCCCGATGGAGATTTAAATAACAATGGCACCTATGATGCAGGTGAAGAGCCAGCGCTAAATTTGGCAACTGTTCCTGGTACAACAAATTTTGTTTCAATAAATAATATTAATATTGGTTCTCCAGGGGCCAACTCTAGTAACCCTCCACTTGGCGATTTTACTCAAGGTGCTTTTTATATTAATAATGGCCATGAAGATGATGATGGAGATTCATTAACAAGAATTCCAGCAAATCAAAATACTGGCCCAAAGCCACTGCATATAGAGTTTAATGGAGCAACAAAAAAATTACCTACGCAGTTAAACCTAATAAAAGGCATAACGTATCATATGAAAATAGTAATAGCAGATTTAGGAGACTCCTCATATGATTCTGGTGTCTTTATTTCGGGTATAGCAGGGGTTCCCGACATGGTTTCTAATGATGATTTAGGCTCTGTTACAGAAAATATTGGTGGTGTTGCTGTGCAAAATGTTTTAATAAATGATTTGCGTGCTGGTAATATTAATCCATCAATTTCAGAGGTAGAGTTGGTTCAGATTAGTTCTTCTAACTCAGGCGTAAGTTTAGACGTGAATACGGGGGCGGTAAACGTAGCACCAGGAACTCCTTTAGGGGTTTATCAACTAGAGTATAGTCTTTGTGATCCTTCACCAGATAACTGTAGTAATTCTTTTGTTTATATTACAGTTTTGTCTGACAATGATAATGATGGAATAGCCGATATTGATGATTTGGATGATGATAATGATGGTATTTTAGATTTAAGTGAAACATGTAACGGTTTTTTGGCTCAAAATTCAAGTGGAGTATGGCTAGGAACTACAAGCTCAAATTTGACAGTTAGTCTATCTAACTCGACACCTAACGGAAACCCTTTTACAACTAACGACGGGCAAATAAATTATAATTTTGATAGAAATGGCGCCGAACGAAAAGTAGCTAGCTCACAAAATATTGTGTACACATATACCTTTTCTACTCCAGTACCAGCAAATGAATTGGCCTTTAATATTGGAGATGTAGATCCTGCAGATTTTGCAGGTCAAGATAATACAACGGGGTATGTGCTTACTATAAATGGAGCTGCTGCTAGTTTCGATTTTACACGTGTTAAAGAAACAGGTGCAACAACTTTAAAATATGACATTGCTTCAGCAAAGATTTCTTTAAACGGAACAACCAATAGTAATCAAAGAATATGGTTAAAGGGAGTTTCAGATGTACTTGTAACAACTTTTGAAATAACAGGAACGAACCTTGCGGGAGATTTTATTTCTTATTCTTTATTTGCTAGAAGTAAATGTGACACAGATAATGATGGTCTCCCAAACTCTTTAGACACCGACAGCGATAATGATGGTTGCCCCGATGCAATAGAAGCAGCAGGAGACTTAACTTTAGATAAATTAACAATACTTAATGGAGGTAGTATGGGAGGAAGTTCTAAAAACTTAGGAGTCAATTCAGATGCAAACGGTAGCCCAATAGTAAGTGGTCAAGGGGCATCAGGTTATATACAAAATCAAACGACAGCAGTTACAGATGCTAATCAAAATACGGCTTGTAGTATCGATTTAACAATTACAAAAACAGTGAGTAAGCCTGTTTTAAAAATAGGGCAAACAGTAGTATTTACTTTAACCTTAAAAAATGAAGGTTTACAACCTGCAACAAATGTTCGTGTGAAAGATAAACTTCCAATAGGTTTAACTTATAATGGAGGGGGAACAGTAGCACCTACAAATACAACGTATACACCAGGAACTGGTATCTGGGATTTGAGCACTTTAACAATTGCAAAAAATCAAACAATAGAATTAAAAATTGGAGCAACAGTAAACACTCTTGGTACAATTATTACGAATAATGCAGAAATTTCTACTGCAACAGAAATAGATATTGACTCTACACCTAATAGCAATAATTAATAAAGAAATATAAAAAGATGGAAAAAATGTACACACTTTTCAACTTATCGAATACAATTATGAAGAAAAACAGGCAATTCCTATTGCTTTTTGCATTCTTCTTTATTGCTGTAAGTGCAAGTTTTGCGCAAGCGGTAACAATTGTTCCTAATGCCACGGCACCAACAGGTAGTAAAAATGCAGGAGAAATTATAAACTATAGTATTGCAGTTTATAATTCTGGTGCTGTACCGCTTAATAGTGTAGTAATTTCAAGTTCTATAGGAACAGGTCTTACTTTAAGTAGTGGAGATGCTAATACTAATAATATTTTAGATGCAGATGAATGCTGGGTGTACACCGGTTCTCATACAATAACTGCTGCAAATATAACTGCTACTAAAGTAGATAACGTATTTAGTATTACCAGTACAGAAATTATCACAGCACAAGAAAGCACTCACACAGAAAGTGTGCATGAAGATGATATTTCATTCGCTTCAGTTTTTGGTATTTCAGATATTGTTGCAACAAATGAAGATTTTTCGAGTACAGTTGTAAATGGTATTTCTGGTGGTACAACCGTAACTGTTTTTACAAATGATACAATAGATGGGGCAATGGCTACTTCAGCAAATGTTTCTGTAACGCTTATAAAGATTGATGGTTTAACAGGTGTTACTATTGCTGCGAATGGTGTTGTTTCAATTCCTGCAAATTCTGCAACTGGTACCTATACTTTAACATATAAGATATGTGATAGTGCCAATACAAATAATTGTGAAACTGCAGAGATAATAGTAAAAGTTGATGGAGATGCAGATAAAGACGGCGTTTTAGACTCAGTTGATAAATGTAATGGTTTTGATGATGCTTTAGATAATGATAATGATGGTGTTGCAGATGGTTGTGATTTAGATGATGACAATGATGGTATTTTAGATACTGCTGAAACTCCAGGTAATGTAGATCCAGATACAGATTCAGATAATGATGGTACGCCAGATTATAAAGACCCAGATTATGCTGGTTTTGTAGATTCAAACTCAGATGGTGTTAATGATAATTTTGATACAGATCTAGATGGTAAACCAAATCATCAAGACACAGATTCAGATAATGATTCTTGTCTAGATGTTACAGAAGCAGGTTACAAAGAAAGTTCAACTAAAGCAGGTGAATTAGCTGGTACAGCTTATGATACAGATGGTAAGGTTATAGGTTTTGCAACAGGTACTCCAACACCTTATTCAACAATTTCAGAACC from Polaribacter sp. ALD11 includes the following:
- a CDS encoding DUF11 domain-containing protein, whose product is MIKKYSLLFFGLVRHFKFFFKELKIVLYICLTFLCFFSGIQSTLAQATFTGNATAADLVGALQSEGVTITNAVITVGGLGQRGVFSNGKVGAGLQVDDGIALTTSSITNAFSTNSEPRNSDFFSGSYVDKDLRQLSTISTNDVVVFEFDFVAKPNFKGVLLEYQFASEEYPDYVGSTFNDLFGFFVSDPNMLDPNVPDGDLNNNGTYDLGEEPALNLAVVPGTTNFVSINNINVGSPGSSGNTSLGDYTKGNFYINNGHAADDGDSATQIPVNQNTGPKPLHIEFNGATTKLATQLDLIIGITYHMKIVIADLGDSGYDSGVFISGIAGLPEIETRDDQGSVTENVGGVAVQNVLINDDYAGTANPPIANVALFQISTTNSGVTLDVNTGAVNVAPGTPVGNYQIEYRVCKPAPDNCSNSFVYVAVLSDNDNDGVPDVTDVDDDNDGVLDTDECPAPVVYNDSFEVPDLDALGPSGLGDVSRPDSDADGEADIFLSQTSIEGWNRTDNINSFDIAYDVYNSSKGLQSIDLYGTPGATGIQKTFSGFKEGVAVDFSVDYSSVAELFEATVSVDYGDGPVLLTTLKPSTTVTAASPGVVGARISTVVWASYTASLLPTASGTIKIIIQSSSFGSGQTGVLIDNVVLSQTTCTDKDGDLIPDSFDTDSDNDGCPDAIEGAGSLALDKLTTLAGGSTGGSSKNLGVNSDANGSPIVDGQGASGYTQNQTTAVIDASINTGCTTDLTITKTVSKPVLKIGQTVVFTLTLKNEGLQAATNVKVRDLLPVGLTYDLGGTVVPANTTYTPGTGIWDLSALTIAKNQTIELKIGATVNTVGEIITNSTEIFTVTETDIDSNPDNSN
- a CDS encoding DUF11 domain-containing protein; the protein is MVLYICLAFLCFFSGIESTQAQATFTANATALNLKNALQADGVTITNPIITKGEPGQLGVFSNGKLGASLEVENGVAFTTSSITNAFSTNDRSPNSDSFSVNYFDMDLNRLNTDQTLDVVVFEFDFVAEPNYTGVLLEYQFASDEYPDFVGSIYNDLFGFFVSDPNSLDPNVPDGDLNNNGTYDAGEEPALNLATVPGTTNFVSINNINIGSPGANSSNPPLGDFTQGAFYINNGHEDDDGDSLTRIPANQNTGPKPLHIEFNGATKKLPTQLNLIKGITYHMKIVIADLGDSSYDSGVFISGIAGVPDMVSNDDLGSVTENIGGVAVQNVLINDLRAGNINPSISEVELVQISSSNSGVSLDVNTGAVNVAPGTPLGVYQLEYSLCDPSPDNCSNSFVYITVLSDNDNDGIADIDDLDDDNDGILDLSETCNGFLAQNSSGVWLGTTSSNLTVSLSNSTPNGNPFTTNDGQINYNFDRNGAERKVASSQNIVYTYTFSTPVPANELAFNIGDVDPADFAGQDNTTGYVLTINGAAASFDFTRVKETGATTLKYDIASAKISLNGTTNSNQRIWLKGVSDVLVTTFEITGTNLAGDFISYSLFARSKCDTDNDGLPNSLDTDSDNDGCPDAIEAAGDLTLDKLTILNGGSMGGSSKNLGVNSDANGSPIVSGQGASGYIQNQTTAVTDANQNTACSIDLTITKTVSKPVLKIGQTVVFTLTLKNEGLQPATNVRVKDKLPIGLTYNGGGTVAPTNTTYTPGTGIWDLSTLTIAKNQTIELKIGATVNTLGTIITNNAEISTATEIDIDSTPNSNN